The Propionispora hippei DSM 15287 genome includes a window with the following:
- the ruvC gene encoding crossover junction endodeoxyribonuclease RuvC, with amino-acid sequence MLALGIDPGTAICGYGLVELRRSTLKAVDYGAIETSPQLTAAKRLTIIHQELDRLIKKYQPDVVGVEQLFFSKNVRTAMAVGQARGVILLAIDQNNIALAEYTPLQVKQSVVGYGKATKEQVIFMTQRLLNLPCKPSPDDVADALAIAICTTHSAGNNLVSWGTKL; translated from the coding sequence ATGTTGGCATTAGGTATTGATCCGGGAACCGCTATCTGCGGTTATGGCTTGGTCGAACTGCGGCGCAGCACATTAAAGGCCGTAGATTACGGAGCGATTGAGACCAGTCCGCAACTGACGGCGGCTAAGCGGCTGACCATTATTCATCAGGAACTGGATAGGCTTATCAAGAAATATCAGCCCGATGTGGTTGGTGTGGAGCAACTTTTTTTCAGTAAGAATGTCCGGACCGCAATGGCTGTCGGGCAGGCTCGCGGCGTCATTCTGCTGGCTATTGATCAAAATAATATTGCGCTGGCCGAATATACGCCGCTACAGGTAAAACAGTCGGTTGTCGGATATGGCAAGGCGACCAAGGAGCAGGTTATTTTTATGACGCAGCGGCTGTTAAATCTGCCCTGTAAGCCCAGTCCGGATGATGTGGCGGACGCTTTGGCCATTGCTATTTGCACAACCCATTCGGCAGGAAATAATCTTGTGTCATGGGGTACTAAATTATGA
- the ruvA gene encoding Holliday junction branch migration protein RuvA, with amino-acid sequence MIGYLRGVISHLMPEYCLLDVQGVGYRIFIAGSTRQKLSVGVTVSLFTYMHVREDALLLYGFSTQDEYDLFIRVTSVSGIGPKVAMGILSACSPTDFRLAVASNHIAFLTKLPGIGKKTAERIVLELKDKLGAGLAAGAAVLTTTGPAIAVNDSEVEQALQALVALGYNQNEIMPVLKGLDGAGHSAETLIRLALKEFVRR; translated from the coding sequence ATGATCGGTTATTTGCGGGGTGTCATTTCCCACCTTATGCCGGAATACTGTCTGCTTGATGTGCAGGGAGTGGGCTACCGGATATTTATTGCCGGTTCAACCAGGCAGAAGCTGTCGGTTGGTGTGACGGTTTCCTTGTTTACTTATATGCATGTCCGGGAAGATGCTTTATTGCTTTATGGTTTTTCCACACAGGATGAATATGATCTGTTTATCCGGGTCACCTCGGTGAGCGGGATCGGTCCCAAAGTAGCGATGGGCATTCTGTCCGCCTGCAGTCCGACAGATTTTCGATTGGCTGTCGCCAGTAACCATATCGCCTTCTTGACCAAGCTGCCGGGAATCGGCAAGAAAACAGCCGAGCGGATTGTTTTGGAACTGAAAGATAAGCTCGGTGCTGGCCTGGCGGCAGGAGCCGCCGTGCTGACTACTACCGGTCCGGCTATTGCCGTTAACGATAGCGAGGTGGAACAGGCCTTGCAGGCGCTGGTAGCCCTAGGCTACAACCAAAATGAAATCATGCCGGTGTTGAAGGGACTGGACGGTGCCGGTCACTCAGCAGAAACGTTGATCCGGCTGGCGCTTAAGGAATTTGTCAGGAGGTAG
- the ruvB gene encoding Holliday junction branch migration DNA helicase RuvB produces the protein MEEDRIIAADEQDVDNWQYSLRPRRLAEYIGQDQVKNSLSIFVQAALTRQEALDHVLLYGPPGLGKTTMANIIANELGVNFRITSGPAIERPGDLAALLTNLGEKDVLFIDEIHRLSRSVEEILYSAMEDYALDIIIGKGPSARSIRLDLAPFTLVGATTKAGALAAPLRDRFGVICRLEYYSPEHLVCIVKRAAQILEIDIEERGAWEIAKRSRGTPRVANRLLKRVRDYAQIVGEGTITDEIADKALAMLEVDKIGLDRTDRELLLAVIKKFGGGPVGLETLAASISEETDTIEDVYEPYLLQLGFINRTPRGRVATAAAYQHLGIAVKENGQVNLL, from the coding sequence ATGGAGGAAGATCGCATTATAGCGGCCGATGAGCAGGATGTGGACAATTGGCAGTATAGTTTGCGTCCGCGGCGTCTGGCCGAATATATAGGACAGGATCAGGTTAAAAACAGCCTGTCCATTTTTGTGCAGGCGGCGTTAACCCGCCAGGAAGCGTTGGACCATGTGCTCTTATATGGGCCGCCAGGATTGGGAAAAACTACCATGGCTAATATTATTGCCAATGAACTGGGTGTTAATTTTAGAATCACCTCAGGTCCGGCGATCGAACGTCCCGGTGATTTAGCGGCTCTGCTAACCAATCTGGGTGAAAAAGATGTTCTGTTTATTGACGAAATACATCGTCTGTCCCGCAGCGTGGAGGAAATTTTATATTCAGCTATGGAAGATTATGCCTTGGACATCATTATTGGCAAGGGTCCTAGTGCCCGGTCGATCCGGTTGGATTTGGCTCCTTTTACTTTGGTGGGAGCCACCACTAAAGCCGGTGCCCTGGCGGCGCCGCTGCGGGACCGTTTTGGTGTCATCTGCCGGCTGGAATATTACAGTCCGGAGCATTTGGTGTGCATCGTAAAGCGGGCCGCTCAAATTTTAGAGATTGATATTGAGGAACGCGGTGCCTGGGAAATCGCCAAACGGTCCCGGGGTACGCCGCGCGTGGCCAACCGTTTGCTAAAACGGGTGCGGGACTATGCTCAGATTGTCGGCGAAGGCACCATAACCGACGAGATCGCCGATAAGGCACTGGCTATGCTGGAAGTGGATAAGATTGGGCTGGACCGGACCGACCGGGAATTACTGCTGGCTGTAATTAAAAAGTTTGGCGGCGGGCCGGTCGGTTTAGAGACTCTGGCGGCATCGATCAGTGAGGAGACCGATACCATTGAGGATGTCTATGAGCCCTATTTGCTCCAAC